ACCGAATATAGTGGCAAACCTTAGAGCTACGGCATTTTCCTTTTCCATTGTGATCTGCTCAGCCAGGTATTTTGTATTTGCATATACGCTGAAAGGAGTGATAGGTGTCTCCTCAGTACATGGTTCGCCTGACCTTCCATAGAAAGAAGTGGTCGAAGCATAAACAATGCGCTGATCGCGGCTCAGTCCTCTCAATATATTACGGGTGGCCTGCACATTGATGAGGTGTGCCGAATGCGGATTGGCAGAACAGGCAGGGTATCCGCTTATTCCTGCAAGGTGATAAATGAAATCGAATTCCTGCAGGTTTTTGATTTTATTCCGGATATCTCCTTTAATAATGGTGAGATTTTTGTTTTTTACAAGGTGCAACACCGGCTCATAACCATACATAAAATTGTCGAGTATGGTAACATTGTACCCTTTTTCAAGTAACTTGGTGGTTAGCACAATGCCTTTGTAGCCAGCCCCTCCGGTTATAAGTATCTTCAATTTTGCAGTATTTATTGAACGGGCACAATATTAATAAATTGGACATGAATTCTGAATGAAATCTTAAGATTTTGAAATAAATTATTTTACATGCCCGTAAAAAAAGGTAGCTTTGGGTGGCAAACGATACAGAAAAATGATTGGCAATGGGCGCCTCGGTAAGACGTATAGAATATTACCTGCCTGAAAAGGTTGTAACCAACAAGGATCTTGAGCTTCAGTTTCAGAAATGGGAAGCGGACAAGATTTATAAAAAGATCGGAATTGCCGAGAGGCATGTGGTGAGTAACGAGGAAACCGCACTCGACCTGGCCTTTCATGCCTGCGAAAAGGTACTTGGAAATTTCGACAGGAAAGAAATCGACTTTCTGATCCTTTGCACCCAAAGCCCTGATTATTTTTTACCCACGAGTGCCTGTGTTCTGCAGGATAAATTGGGCCTGCGAAAGGACCTTGGCGCCTTTGACTTCAACCTGGGTTGTTCCGGTTTTGTATACGGACTGGCCATGAGCAAGGGTTTCATTTCTGCCGGTATTGCCCGGAATGTCCTGCTTGTCACCAGCGAAACCTATACCCGTCATATTCATCCCCTCGACCTGGCAAACCGCACTATATTTGGTGACGGTGCTGCAGCCACTATTGTGGGTGCAAGCGATTCAGAAAAAATATTCGAATTTGTACTTGGAACAGACGGCAGCGGGATGACCAATCTGATAGTTCCCAACGGCGGTATGAAAAGCGCAAAAAACCCCGATGCAGTTGAGATTACCAATTCAAGTGGCGATATATCCACTGCGAACTGCCTATATATGAACGGTCCGGAAATCTTCAATTTCACAATTGACGCGGTTCCGTTGGCTTTTAACGAGGTACTTCAGAAAAATAGCGTTTCTCTTTCAGATATCGATTATGTGATTTTCCACCAGGCCAATAAGTACATGATTGATTTTCTCAGGAAGAAATTAGCCATTCCCGAAGAAAAATTCTTTATGGACATGGCAGATACAGGAAACACTGTGTCCGCAACAATTCCCATCGGATTGAAAAAGGCTACTGAAAGAGGACTCATTAAAGAAGGCGACAGGGTTCTTCTTTGCGGCTTCGGCGTCGGCTACTCATGGGGCGCAACTATTATTCAGATTTAGTAAGAAAATAAGATACAATGAAAAAGCTGGACTTTTACACTGAACTGATTGATTTCCTTGAATTTGAACCGGTGACTCTGACAGAAAACACGGAGCTTAAATCGCTGGATGGTTACGATTCCATGGCGGTTATGTCACTTATTGCCTTCTGTGATGAGAAATTCAGCAAAAAAATCAATGCCCGCGAAATACAGAACCTTACAACCGTCGGAAGCCTGATGGATTTCCTGGGAAGGGAAAACTTTACCGATTGACCGGATTAAACAATAAAAATATTGTTATCACGGGCGCTTCCTCAGGATTGGGGCGCCAGATTGCGGTTGAAGCCAGCCGGTGCGGTGCCAATGTCATTTTGGTTGCACGCAATGTGGAAAGGCTTCAACAAACTATGGAATTACTTGATAAAGGCAATCACAGCATCCACTCGGTTGACCTGAACCAATCTGATCTGTTTGAGAAACTTGTTGATGAAATGGTTGCAAACTGCGGTCCTGTTTATGGTTTTGTTCACTCGGCAGGAATTGAAGCCACAATACCCTTCAGAAATATGAAACCTTCTATTTACGAAGACCTGTTCCGGGTTAATGTGATTGCAGGTTTTGAGCTTGCCCGGATCCTGTCAAAAAAGAAGAACTGTGAGGCTCAGGGAGGTAGTTTTGTATTTCTGGGCTCGGTTATGGGAATACTAGGAAAGGAAGGAAAAGTGGCGTATTGTGCAAGCAAATCTGCGCTGATCAGCGGGGTTAAAGCCATGGCGCTTGAGCTCAGCAGTAAAAAAATAAGGTGTAATACGGTGTTGCCGGGAATGATAATGACAGAAATGGCCGAAGAAATGTTCCGGACGTTGCCTCAATCTTCGGTGGACAATATAATAAGCAGTCATCCGCTGGGACTGGGCAAGCCCTCTGATGTAGCCAACCTCGTGACATTCCTCCTCTCCGACAAATCCTCCTGGATAACCGGCAGTGATTTCGTCATTGACGGCGGTTACAGCGCCGGGTAAAGAACGTCATTGCGATGACCGCTTCCTGCGGTCAGAAGCAATCTGCCAGCACAGGCATACCTTATCAAAAACAACAGATACTAATAAACAGGATCGGGGAATTTGATTTTAGGACGGTCGATATATTCTTTCCGCATTTCAATTAACCTGATTTTCCAATCTTTAACGTTTTTATAAATTACTGAATTGGCAGGGACAATGGCCCCTTCACCAATTACTGTGTCCGGCATAACCACCACATTTGAGGTTACCCATGAATCCTTCTTCAGTAATATCCTGCCATGTTTAACATTCCTTTGCACATCAGGCACCATCGGACCACTTGTCCGGTACCCGTCTTCAGGACTGTCTGAAGCAGCAATCAGGATACATCCGTAACTGATGGATGCATAATCTTCAAGAATTATTTCACCTCCCTTTGAGAGAACAGTCCCCATGGCGATGTGACATCCGGTCCCAATTTTGAAAGTGGTGGCACCGATTATCACCTTCTTATCAATCATGCAGAATTCGCTGAATTCATAATCACCGATATTTTCAAAAACAACATCCTCGTCAATAATGATGTTTCCAGCCCACTTTCCGGCTTTAACACTGTAATAAAGGCCCCGGATATAGTAACCTACATACCCGTTCACCGACTTAATGAAAACATAAACGAGTTGTGCATAAACCGGAACCGGCAGAACTAGAATCCATGCGATCAACCGCTCAACGATAACAAGGGGTATCTGAATGATTTTAAAGCGGAGAAGTGTTGCTATGAACCGGAATAACTTCCTGGTGGCCGGTTTTGCAACAGCCAGCTGGGCAAGGAAAGTAAAAAACCTGTTGTCAAATACCGGTTTCAGGTACATGCTTTTCAGCTTTTATAAAAACCTTTTACAAGGTCACACAAATAGGAAATATCTTCAGGTTTCAGACTGCAGTGAACCGGGAACGACAATCCCCTGTCATAGGCGTCAATTGAAGCGGGGAAATCCGAATCGTTGTTTGTCAGGTAGCTGAAGCACGGCTGGCGGTGAAGCGGGTAAAACATCCTGCGGGTTTGCACTGCGTTCTTTTCAAGGTGCTCAATCAGTTGTTCAACGCGGGGAACTTTTACATTTACCCTGAAAGGAATGAAATTCGTGAATTCACTCTGCCTGATAAACTCAACTTCAGGTATACTTTTCAATTCTTCAAAATACTGATTGAAGTTCCTTTGCTTGATCTGACGGATGGTTTCGAATTTGTTGAATTGCGCAACACCTACTGCACACTGAAGATCGGTCATCCTGAAATTCATGCCCAGCTCGGGATGTATGAATGTTCCGCTATTCGGTCTTCCCTGGTTTCTCAGCATACGCAGACGGTTAAAAACCTGCTCGTCATTGGTGAGTACCACCGCTCCTTCGCCTGTTGTGATCGTTTTGTCGGCAAAGAATGAAATTACCCCGTTGTTTCCAAGCGTCCCCGTGTGCCTTCCTTTATAAAACACACCGAAACCCTGGGCGGCATCTTCAACAATTTTAAGATTATGCCTCCGGGCTATATCAATAATCGGATCCATATCACAGGCCTGTCCGTAAACGTGAACCGGCATGATGGCTTTGGTCCGTGAGGTGATTTTCTTTTCAATGAGACTGGTGTTAACCTGAAGATCAGCCGGGTTAATATCAACAAAAACCGGAGTTGCCCCTGTAAAGGCAATGGATGATGCGGATGCGTTGAACGAAAAATCCGGCAGAATCACTTCATCCCCCTGCTTAATATCAAGAGACATCAGGGCAAGGTATAATCCGAGAGTGCCGTTGTTAGCTAGCACTGCGTATTTTGCACCGGTGAACTGTTTCAATGAAGCCAGGAACTCCTGTGAAAAAGGACCTTCGGTAACCCAACCGGTTTGAATTGCTTTTTCAAGGTTTCTGGATTCATGTTCATCGAAAAACGGTTGTATTTGTTGAATGCGGTATTCCATACTATTTTACCAGTTTAAGCCATAATAAATTTCCTGAATGCAATATAGCTCATTCTTATAAGCAGCCAGGCATGTTTCATGAAACTGAAAAATGACTGACCGTAAGCCTTTGATTCGCCGTATTGCCGGGGTTGATAGTGTACCGGTATCTCAGCGACTTTTAAATTATTTTTTATTGCGCCAAAGATAAGTTCAAAATCACCAAAAGGATCGAAGTCGCCGAAGAAATCAATCTGCTTCCTGATTTTGATATAGTTCTTTTTTGAAATTGCCTTGAAACCGCAGAGCGTATCGGTAAACCTCTGTTTCAGAAGTGTTGTGAACAGGATTCCGAAAAAGCGGTTCCCGAGGAAATTCAGCAAAGGCATGGCGCTCTTTTCCATTTTATAAATAAAGCGGCTTCCGTTTACATATTCGCCCTGGTTATACAGGTAGGCATTCCAAAAATGTATGGCCTCTTCCGGAGGAGTGGTTAAATCGGCTTCAAGCCAGATGACAAAATCACCCAGTGCCTCATCAAAGCCATACCGGAAGGCATCGCCTTGTCCGATTCCTTTTTGTTTCAGCATTTTGATATCCTTTTCAGGATATTTGGTAATCATTTCCTGGATTTTCGCAACCGTGTTATCCCGTGAATGACCTTCAACAAAAATGATCTCGGTATTGCTTCCCATTTTAGGCATTCGGGTAACCAAACCTTCAATATTCCCTTCTTCATCCCTACAGGTAATGACAACCGAGCATTTTTTGGTTTCAGGATTGTCAAGGGGCCTTGAAGGTCTTGCCACAACAATGTGGTTTAAAGAAAGTCGACGCAGGAAGGGCAGATTGCCAATGAATTTGTTCAGGATATAACTGATGACCGGAATATTTTTCGGAAAGAACATCAGGTATTTGCGCTTGATCACCTGGTATCCTGAAATATAAAGGAAGTTTTCAAGGTCATCAATCGACAGCCAGTTACGGGTTTTCTCAGGCATTTTAAGCCCTGTTTTTTCTCCCAGCTTGATGAGAGGATTCCAAAGCGGGTTATAAAAGTCGATAAACACCCGGGTATCGGTAGTCGCCCATTTCTGAGCCTT
Above is a genomic segment from Bacteroidales bacterium containing:
- a CDS encoding SDR family oxidoreductase, which gives rise to MKILITGGAGYKGIVLTTKLLEKGYNVTILDNFMYGYEPVLHLVKNKNLTIIKGDIRNKIKNLQEFDFIYHLAGISGYPACSANPHSAHLINVQATRNILRGLSRDQRIVYASTTSFYGRSGEPCTEETPITPFSVYANTKYLAEQITMEKENAVALRFATIFGFSPKMRIDLMVNDFTYKAVKEGVLVLFDSFAKRTFMHIEDAADCYIMTMEKFDLMKGNVFNAGGNHLNFSKLEIANFIKEKVDFKIIDSQMQDKDLRHFMVNYDKIEKVGFIPKISVQEGIDELLKIYAFFEYYSHFKTI
- a CDS encoding ketoacyl-ACP synthase III, translating into MGASVRRIEYYLPEKVVTNKDLELQFQKWEADKIYKKIGIAERHVVSNEETALDLAFHACEKVLGNFDRKEIDFLILCTQSPDYFLPTSACVLQDKLGLRKDLGAFDFNLGCSGFVYGLAMSKGFISAGIARNVLLVTSETYTRHIHPLDLANRTIFGDGAAATIVGASDSEKIFEFVLGTDGSGMTNLIVPNGGMKSAKNPDAVEITNSSGDISTANCLYMNGPEIFNFTIDAVPLAFNEVLQKNSVSLSDIDYVIFHQANKYMIDFLRKKLAIPEEKFFMDMADTGNTVSATIPIGLKKATERGLIKEGDRVLLCGFGVGYSWGATIIQI
- a CDS encoding acyl carrier protein, whose amino-acid sequence is MKKLDFYTELIDFLEFEPVTLTENTELKSLDGYDSMAVMSLIAFCDEKFSKKINAREIQNLTTVGSLMDFLGRENFTD
- a CDS encoding SDR family oxidoreductase produces the protein MTGLNNKNIVITGASSGLGRQIAVEASRCGANVILVARNVERLQQTMELLDKGNHSIHSVDLNQSDLFEKLVDEMVANCGPVYGFVHSAGIEATIPFRNMKPSIYEDLFRVNVIAGFELARILSKKKNCEAQGGSFVFLGSVMGILGKEGKVAYCASKSALISGVKAMALELSSKKIRCNTVLPGMIMTEMAEEMFRTLPQSSVDNIISSHPLGLGKPSDVANLVTFLLSDKSSWITGSDFVIDGGYSAG
- a CDS encoding DegT/DnrJ/EryC1/StrS family aminotransferase, with the protein product MEYRIQQIQPFFDEHESRNLEKAIQTGWVTEGPFSQEFLASLKQFTGAKYAVLANNGTLGLYLALMSLDIKQGDEVILPDFSFNASASSIAFTGATPVFVDINPADLQVNTSLIEKKITSRTKAIMPVHVYGQACDMDPIIDIARRHNLKIVEDAAQGFGVFYKGRHTGTLGNNGVISFFADKTITTGEGAVVLTNDEQVFNRLRMLRNQGRPNSGTFIHPELGMNFRMTDLQCAVGVAQFNKFETIRQIKQRNFNQYFEELKSIPEVEFIRQSEFTNFIPFRVNVKVPRVEQLIEHLEKNAVQTRRMFYPLHRQPCFSYLTNNDSDFPASIDAYDRGLSFPVHCSLKPEDISYLCDLVKGFYKS
- a CDS encoding glycosyltransferase, giving the protein MLTPLSENLRSFYNSIAGSRKKYYKRNRYYHRNVLKYYRMCIPANSAVLELGCATGDLIGNLHTSQGVGIDISDAMINIAREKYPDVEFVCENAENYTTNRVFDYIIFSGIAGSIENIQELLEKAQKWATTDTRVFIDFYNPLWNPLIKLGEKTGLKMPEKTRNWLSIDDLENFLYISGYQVIKRKYLMFFPKNIPVISYILNKFIGNLPFLRRLSLNHIVVARPSRPLDNPETKKCSVVITCRDEEGNIEGLVTRMPKMGSNTEIIFVEGHSRDNTVAKIQEMITKYPEKDIKMLKQKGIGQGDAFRYGFDEALGDFVIWLEADLTTPPEEAIHFWNAYLYNQGEYVNGSRFIYKMEKSAMPLLNFLGNRFFGILFTTLLKQRFTDTLCGFKAISKKNYIKIRKQIDFFGDFDPFGDFELIFGAIKNNLKVAEIPVHYQPRQYGESKAYGQSFFSFMKHAWLLIRMSYIAFRKFIMA